The proteins below are encoded in one region of Scylla paramamosain isolate STU-SP2022 chromosome 8, ASM3559412v1, whole genome shotgun sequence:
- the LOC135102983 gene encoding uncharacterized protein LOC135102983, whose protein sequence is MRSFSGNLTQVNVWDRPLSADEIRRLAKCEDDQQGNYISWNVGWTLQDVTSYEVPLTEICKQEADTRYFWFPSLTYNTALYLCRALGSTLPAGTSIEEAVNMATIAHSKFQYYQNCFTDFWIGPNDIKEEGVWMMDGVPIKHPIIWKPSEPNGLQYENCGAIAPIGVSDLDCDTNLRCTVCSFKDFQRFSFVGTCESELRNVYFTAFQLDEEELMFMGYGAYHIKRLNDTWAWINVVTNKTIAFLLESVPDFPMGRRWWQLEQPVCEQKDGDRRLLLSPCPSGYFTCNDATCIPLPHRCDLKYDCGDNSDEEECELVSFPEGYQKHLPPRSVDSEEAALSIVLTVIVESLAVKTIDMVMEVSYQLMLTWRDNRLLYQDLKVDSTLNVLPGDTMERLWTPEVDFINTIKSEHTLMDGDSLIRVDRRATSIGMKPAVPAEVELFSGEVNTLTARRKYGTSFMCHLSLVLYPFDVQECFMHFRISSATKFFLLFDTNMSSVNISANRFLVEYEVGDLSLEYGDESQFSEVKVIVPLTRRSGYAILNIYLPTLVLLIVSYVTLFIRPAIIDVRMTSALTVQLVIATLFSQVSASLPKTSYFKMVDLWLIFCISITFITIIFHVVVDNVMHGEPATSGSTVWVNSLAKSKLGPVVPGHTATAASPSVPGREVVGKRVVTATKVMVPVVFIIFNSCYWGYIMSQ, encoded by the exons ATGAGAAGCTTCAGTGGGAACCTTACTCAG GTCAACGTGTGGGACAGGCCACTCTCCGCTGACGAGATCCGTCGTCTTGCCAAATGTGAGGACGACCAGCAGGGCAATTATATCTCCTGGAACGTGGGCTGGACGCTACAGGATGTAACAAGCTATGAGGTGCCTCTAACTGAAATCTGCAAACAAGAAGCAGACACCCGCTACTTCTGgtttccttcactcacttaCAACACGGCATTGTACTTGTGTCGGGCACTGGGCTCAACTCTTCCAGCTGGCACCAGTATAGAAGAAGCTGTGAACATGGCCACCATCGCCCACAGCAAGTTCCAATACTACCAGAACTGCTTTACGGATTTTTGGATAGGCCCTAATGACATCAAGGAAGAGGGTGTGTGGATGATGGACGGCGTGCCCATTAAACATCCTATTATTTGGAAACCATCTGAGCCTAATGGTTTGCAGTACGAAAACTGTGGCGCTATAGCTCCTATAGGCGTTTCTGACCTTGATTGTGATACAAACCTAAGATGTACTGTCTGCTCCTTTAAAGACTTTCAGAGGTTTTCCTTCGTGGGCACGTGTGAATCGGAGCTACGCAACGTGTATTTTACTGCGTTTCAGCTTGATGAAGAGGAGCTGATGTTTATGGGCTACGGCGCCTACCACATCAAGAGACTCAACGATACCTGGGCTTGGATCAACGTGGTCACTAACAAGACCATCGCCTTCCTGTTGGAAAGTGTGCCGGACTTTCCGATGGGCCGTCGCTGGTGGCAGCTGGAGCAACCCGTGTGTGAACAGAAGGACGGTGATCGACGCCTGCTGCTGTCGCCTTGCCCATCAGGTTACTTCACCTGCAACGACGCCACCTGTATCCCGCTGCCACACCGCTGTGACCTCAAGTACGACTGTGGGGACaacagtgatgaggaagagtGTGAGTTGGTGTCCTTCCCAGAAGGTTACCAGAAGCACCTCCCGCCCCGCAGCGTGGACTCGGAGGAGGCCGCTTTGTCCATCGTGCTCACCGTCATCGTGGAGTCTTTGGCTGTCAAGACCATAgacatggtgatggaggtatCGTACCAGCTGATGCTCACCTGGAGGGACAACCGATTATTGTACCAAGACCTCAAGGTGGACAGCACCCTCAACGTGCTGCCGGGGGACACGATGGAGAGGTTGTGGACACCAGAGGTGGacttcatcaacaccatcaaaaGCGAGCACACCCTTATGGACGGCGATAGCCTCATAAGGGTGGACCGGCGGGCCACCTCCATAGGCATGAAGCCCGCAGTGCCAGCAGAAG TTGAATTGTTTTCTGGGGAGGTCAACACGCTGACTGCGAGGAGGAAGTATGGAACTTCGTTTATGTGTCATCTTTCTCTCGTCCTCTATCCCTTCGACGTGCAAGAATGCTTCATGCACTTCAGGATCTCATCAGCCACtaagttttttcttctgtttgacACCAACATGTCCTCCGTCAATATCTCCGCCAACCGCTTCTTGGTAGAATACGAG GTGGGCGACCTTTCCTTGGAATACGGAGATGAGAGTCAGTTTAGCGAGGTGAAGGTGATCGTGCCGCTCACTCGTCGCTCTGGATATGCGATCCTTAACATCTACCTGCCCACGCTGGTGCTCCTCATTGTGAGCTATGTAACGTTGTTCATCCGGCCGGCCATCATTGACGTGAGGATGACGTCAGCCCTTACGGTGCAGCTGGTCATCGCCACGCTCTTTTCTCAG GTGTCCGCCTCCCTGCCCAAGACTTCTTACTTTAAGATGGTGGACTTGTGGCTcatattctgcatctccatcaccttcatcaccatcatttttcACGTGGTGGTGGACAACGTGATGCATGGAGAACCAGCCACCAGCGGAAGTACTGTGTGGGTGAATTCACTGGCAAAGAGCAAGTTAGGCCCAGTGGTTCCAGGACACACGGCCACGGCGGCCTCTCCCAGCGTGCCGGGGAGGGAAGTGGTGGGCAAGCGGGTGGTGACAGCCACCAAGGTGATGGTGCCAGTAGTCTTCATTATCTTCAATAGCTGTTATTGGGGCTACATTATGAGTCAGTGA